Below is a window of Mycolicibacterium chitae DNA.
GCAGCGGACAATGGTCGACTTGCCGACCGCGGAGGGGCCGGACAGCACGATCACGCGGCCGTCCGGTCCCCCGCTGGTGCCCACGACCCCCTTAGGAGGGGTCGAACTTTTCCAGCAGCGCCTTGCGCTGCCGGTCGCCGAGGCCGCGCAGGCGGCGGGTCGGCGCGATCTCGAGCTCGGTCATGATCTCCTGGGCCTTGACCTTGCCCACCTTGGGCAGGGCTTCCAGCAGGGCGGAGACCTTCATCTTGCCGAGGACCTCGTCGGTCTCGGCGTCCTTCAGGACTTGCTTGAGGTTGGTGCCGCCGCGCTTGAGCCGATCCTTGAGTTCAGCTCGGGCTCGACGTGCGGCAGCAGCCTTCTCCAACGCTGCCGCGCGCTGTTCGTCGGTCAACTGGGGAAGGGCCACGATTCCTCCTGCTCATTAGCCATCTATCTGGTTTGGCCGGGTACTTCAGGCCAGCGACGACGACCGTACCCAGCCTCCCTGACGAAATCTAACCCCACCCCCCTGTTTTTCCGTCAAAGCCGCAGCGTATTGGGGCGTCCGCGGCGCCCCCGGGGCGCCGGCCGCGGGCCCGGGACCGGCGCCGACGACCCGGCGCACGGCCGCCGACGTCAATTTCATAAGTCCTGTTCAGCGCAATTTCCGGGCAGCTCGCCGGCCCTGGACCGCGACGGCGTCGACACCTGATGCCGCTGTTCGGAGCGGAAATCTGCCCGATTTCGAAGAAACTGAAAGTTAACGCGCGTGTCGCGGGCGTGTCGGCGTCACGCCAGGTAGGCGACGGTGTCGCGAAGCCGTTCTGCGGCCGCGCGGACCTCGGCCACCCCCGGCCCGGCGCGCAGCACCTCGCGGGAGACCGCGGGCAGCAATTGTCCGGGCAGCGCGCCGCCCAGACCGGCCAGCGCGTCGGGCCGCCCGCCCTGGGCGCCGACCCCGGGAACCAGCACCGGCCCGCCGAGCCCGCTGACGTCGGGCACCTCGGCCAGCGTCGCACCCACCACAACACCCACCAGGCCGGCCGCACGCGCGTTGACCTGCGCGGCGGCGTCCACCATGCCCTGGGCCACCGTGCGGCCGTCAGAACGCCGCACAGCCTGCACGCTGGCACCCTCTGGGTTGGACGTGGCCGCCAGTACGAACACCCCGCGGCCGTGGGCCTCGGCGGTGTCCAGCAGCGGCCGCAGCGACCCGAACCCCAGGTACGGCGACGCCGTCACCGCGTCGCTGGCCAGGGGCGAGTCCCCCAGCCACGCCGCGGCGTAGGCGGCCATGGTGGTCCCGATGTCGCCGCGCTTGGCGTCGGCGAGCACCAGTACCCCGGCCGCGCGCAGGTCGGCGATCGTGCGTTCCAGGACCGCGTAGCCCGCCGCGCCGTACGCCTCGAAGAATGCGACCTGCGGCTTGACGACGGCGAAGCCCGCGAACGCCTCCACGCAGACGGCGCTGAAGGCGGCCAGCCCGTCGGCGTCGGCCGGCAGCCCCCAGGCCGCCAGCAGTTCCGGATGCGGATCGATACCCAGGCACAGCGGCCCGCGCGCGGCGATCGCCTCGGCCAGCCGCGTCCCGAAGCCGGCCATGCTCAGTGGCCGTCCAGCGTGGCGTGCAGTTCCTGCAGGGACCGCACCCCGATGTCGCCGCGGATGCCGGCCTCGATGCCCTGCACCGCCGCCGAGGCACCCTGCACCGTCGTCACGCACGGGATGTTCATCTGCACTGCCGCCGAACGGATCTCGTAGCCGTCCACGCGCGGCCCGGAGTTGCCGTACGGCGTGTTGATCACCAGGTCGATCTCGCCGGCGCGGATCGCGTCGACCGCCGTCATGGCCGGGCGGTCCGGGCTGGGCTCCTCGAAGTTCTTCCGCACCACATCGCACGGAATCCCGTTCCGCCGCAGCATCTCCGCGGTGCCCTCGGTGGCCAGCACCCGGAAACCGAGATCCGCCAACCGTTTCACCGGGAACACCAGCGAGCGCTTGTCGCGGTTGGCCACCGACA
It encodes the following:
- the mihF gene encoding integration host factor, actinobacterial type, which codes for MALPQLTDEQRAAALEKAAAARRARAELKDRLKRGGTNLKQVLKDAETDEVLGKMKVSALLEALPKVGKVKAQEIMTELEIAPTRRLRGLGDRQRKALLEKFDPS
- the pyrF gene encoding orotidine-5'-phosphate decarboxylase, with the protein product MAGFGTRLAEAIAARGPLCLGIDPHPELLAAWGLPADADGLAAFSAVCVEAFAGFAVVKPQVAFFEAYGAAGYAVLERTIADLRAAGVLVLADAKRGDIGTTMAAYAAAWLGDSPLASDAVTASPYLGFGSLRPLLDTAEAHGRGVFVLAATSNPEGASVQAVRRSDGRTVAQGMVDAAAQVNARAAGLVGVVVGATLAEVPDVSGLGGPVLVPGVGAQGGRPDALAGLGGALPGQLLPAVSREVLRAGPGVAEVRAAAERLRDTVAYLA